One Baekduia alba genomic window, TGGACTTGCCAGAGCGCGCGTCGTTCGCGCATGCCATCAGGCGGATCGTCATCGAGCAGTCGTACCGCGCGCACGTGGGCCACATCGGGTCCGCGCTGTCGATCGCGGACCTCGTGACGGCCGTCGTCGCGGGCCCCATGCGGGGCGAGGGCGCCGATCGCGACCGCTTGGTCCTGTCCAAGGGCCACGCGGCGCTGGCGCTGTACGGCGCGCTGCACCTGCAGGGCCGCCTCGACGACGAGCAGATCGCCAGCTACTGCGACGACGGCACCCAGCTCGGCGTCCACCCGGAGCCGGGCCTGGACGGCATCGACTTCGGCACCGGCTCGCTCGGACAGGGCCTCTCGCTCGGCGCCGGCGCGGCACTCGCTGCCAAACGTCAGGGGTCGGACCGTCGCATCTACGTGATCGTGAGCGACGCCGAGCTCAACGAGGGCTCGATCTGGGAGGCCGCGATGTTCAGCGCCCACCACCGGCTCGACAACCTCACGCTCCTGGTCGACCTCAACGGCCAGCAGGCCATGAACTACACGCCCGAGGTCCTCGACCTCGGCGCCGTGGACGAGAAGTTCCGCGTCTTCGGCTGGGACGCGCAGGTCGCGCCCGGTCACGACCAGGAGCAGCTCGCGGCCGCGCTGGAGCGCGCCGCCGGCGCGACCGGCCAGCCGAGCGTCATCGTGGCGACCACCACCTTCGGGCACGGCGTCTCGTTCATGGAGTCCGTGATCGACTGGCACTACCTCCCGCTGACCGACGAGCAGTACGAGCAGGCCATGGCCGAGCTCGAGGCGGTGGCCGCCTGATGCGCAACGACTTCATCGCCGAGCTCGTCGAGCTGGCCGCCGAGGACGAGCGCGTCATGCTGCTGACCGGTGACCTCGGCTACATGGTGCTCGAGGACTTCGAGAAGCGCCACCCGGAGCGGTTCCTCAACTGCGGCGTCGGCGAGCAGAACATGCTCGGCGTCGCGACCGGCCTGGCCGAGGCGGGGTACATCCCGTTCGCCTACTCCATCGCGACGTTCGCGACGCTGCGCCCGTACGAGTTCATCCGCAACGGCCCCGCGCTGCACGACCTGCCGGTCCGCATCGTCGGCGTCGGCGGCGGCTTCGACTACGGCCACAACGGCGTGACGCACTTCGCGCTCGAGGACTACGCGGTCATGCGCACCCAGCCGTCGATCACGACCGTCGCGGCCGCCGACGCCGCGCAGGCGCGAGCCGCCGTGCGGGCCACGCGGGACCATCCGGGCCCGATCTACTTCCGCGTCAGCAAGCGCGGCGACGCCGTCCCCGGCCTCGACGGCCGCTTCGCGCTGGGCCGCCTCGAGGTCCTGCGCGAGGGCGGCGACGCCGCGATCCTGGCGATCGGCTCGATCGCGCACGCCGCGGTCGAGGCCGCCGAGCTCCTGGCGAACCAGGGCCTGCAGGCCAGCGTCGGCATCGTGTCCTCGTTCAACCCGGGGCCGGCCGACGACATCGCCGAGCTGCTGGACGGCGTCCCCGCGGTCGCGACCGTCGAGGCGCACTACCGCGACGGCGGCCTCGGCTCCTACGTGGCCGAGACGATCGCCGAGCGCGGCCTGGAGTCGCGGCTGCTGCGCTGCGCCGTGGGCCGGATGCCCGGCGGCGAGGCCGGCAGCCAGAGCTACCTCGAAGCGCAGCACGGCCTGTCGGCCCAGCAGATCGCCGAGCGCGTGCTGGCCGCCGTCGACGTCGCGAGGTGATCGCGTGAAGATCACGGCGGTCATCGCCTGCTACCGGGACGCTCCCGCCGTCCCGATCATGCACGAGCGGTTGGTCAACACCTTCAACTCGATCGGCAGCGACTACGAGATCATCTTCGTCAACGACGGCTCGCCCGACAACGCGCGCGACGTCCTGGCGGAGCTGGCCGCGCGCGACCCGAAGGTCGTCGTGGTCAACCACGCGCGGGCCTTCGGCTCGCAGAGCGCGTTCACGTCGGGCATGCGGATCGCCACCGGCGACGCCGTCGTGCTGCTCGACGGCGACCTCCAGGACCCGCCGGAGATCATCCCCGAGTTCGTGGAGAAGTGGCGCGAGGGCTACGACGTCGTCTACGGCATCCGCGTCCAGCGCGAGGCGCCCAAGCACATGCAGCTCTTCTACAAGAGCTTCTACCGCGTCTTCAAGCGCATGGCCTACGTCGACGTGCCCGTCGACGCCGGCGACTTCGGCCTCGTCGACCGCCGCGTCGTCGACGCCATCAACGCGCTCCCGGAGACGCACCGCCTGATGCGCGGCCTGCGCGCCTGGGTCGGCTTCAAGCAGGTCGGCGTCCCCTACGTCCGCCCCGAGCGGATGTTCGGCACCACCACCAACAACTTCCGCAAGAACCTCGGCTGGGCGCGGCGCGCGATCGTCTCGTTCTCCTACGCCCCGCTGGACCTCATCACCGGGCTGGCGCTCTCGATCGTGCTGCTCTCGTTCCTGGCGATCTTCGTGCAGCTCGTGCTGCGCGTGGTCGACCCGAGCGCGGCGCCGCGCGGCATCACGACCATCATCTTGATCGTGCTGTTCCTCGGCGGCATCCAGCTGCTGTGCCTGAGCATCATCGGCTCCTACCTCGCGCACGTCTACGAGGAGGTCAAGCGCCGCCCGCCGTTCGTGGTGGAGTCGATCCTCAACGCCCCTCCGGGCACGGTGCTGCCCGCGGCGCGGGCGCTGCCGGTCAGCGACCCGGTGGCGCCGGAGTCGGCACGACCGGCGCCGACGCACGTGGTCCCGCCCGGTCCCTGAGCGCGAGCACGACGGCGACGAGCAGGGCGGCGAGCGCCGCCAGCCACGCCAGCGTCATCAGGACGGAGCTGAACGACGTCGTCACGCCGCTGACGGCGTCGGGCAGGACCCAGTGCTTGTACCAGGCCCAGTGGATGATGCAGTGGTAGTAGCCGCCTGGGTTGTCGACGACCGACACCGACGTCGGGCACGCCGAGTCCGGGTCGAACAGCCCGGCCTGGGCCTGGTTGTCCCACAGGACGCCGACCTGCGACAGCACGGTCGCGACGGCCAGCGCGGCGAGCGCGACCTTCAGCGCGGTCGCCCACCGGCCGGCCGCGGACGCGACCGCCTGCAGCTCGGGCGCCAGCGTCGCGGCGCCGAAGAGCAGCAGCGCCGGCGTCAGCAGCAGCATCAGCCGCGGCCCCCACGCGATCCAGCCGAACGGCGCGTACCAGTTGGCGTAGCCGTAGGTCATGGCCAGCGCGCAGACCAGCACGACCGCGCCGGCGCCGACGGGCCGCAGGTGCTCGCGCCAGCGCCGGACCCGCGCGGCCGCCACCGCGACCATCGCCAGCAGCGCCGCGCCGGCCAGCGGCCAGAACGTCACCAGCCCGGCGTTGGGCGCCAGCCACAGCGACAGCACGAAGCGCGCCTTCAGGCCGGTCGTCGGGGTGCGCTCATAGGACTCGGAGTAGACCGCGTTGGTCAGCTGGCCGAAGCGCAGCTCGTTGAACGCGCCGGTGAGCGCGAGCGCCAGGACCGCGCCGATGCCCAGGCCGATCCAGTGGCGGCGGTCGATCCCGCGGCCCTCGATCGGCGACCACAGCAGCGCGCCGATCCCCATCAACGCGAGGAACGGCAGCGCGGTCTCCTTGGAGACCCCGGCGAGCGCGAGCGTCAGCGCGAGGACCGGCGCGGGCGCGCGCCACAGCGCGGCGGCCACGAACGCGACGCACGCGAAGGCGCCGAGCGACTCGCCGAACGTCGTCCACGCGTACCACGGCAGCGGCGAGGCGACGAGCACCACGAGCAGCGCGACGCCCAGCGCCGGCCGGGCCAGGCGCGCGAGCGTCGTGTAGCTCGCGAGCAGCATCCCGACGAACGCCGCGACGTTGAGCAGGCCCAGCGCGCGCTCGATGTCGTTGTCGCCGAGACCCAACCCGATGAACAACGTCGTCGGCAGGTACTGGAGCAGCGGGTAGGGCGCGACGTGGATCCCGCAGTTGGTCAGCGTCCCGTCGCCGAGGCAGCTCAGCCCCAGGTGGGTGCCCGCGATCATCGCGATGGTGTCGCCGGAGCGCCCGATCGGCGAGCGCACGGAGAACAGCAGGATCGCCACCGCCACGAGGCCGATCGCCGTCCAGGTCAGCTTGGCCGGCCGCTCGGTCACCGCGCCGATCGTAGTAGACGACGTCCGGCCTGGGGCTCGACGTATGATCGGATGGTGAGTCATTCGCATCCGTGCCCCCACTCCGCGTGAGAGCGCTCGTCACCGGCGCCGGCGGCTTCGTCGGCGCCAACCTCGTCGAAGAGCTCGCGGACCAGGGCCACGAGGTCGTCGCCTGGGTCCGTCCGGGAAGCGACAACTGGCGCCTGGACCACCTCGCGGGAGAAGTCGACATCGCCGACGTCGACCTGCTCGATCCCGAGGCGATCCACGGCGGCGTCGACCACGCCAAGCCCGACTGGGTCTTCCACCTCGCCGCGCACGGCGCGTACTCGTGGCAGCGCGATCCCGAGATCATCATGCAGACCAACCTGGTGGCCGCCGTCCACCTGCTGTCGGCCTGCCAGAACCGCGGCTTCGAAGCCTTCATCAACGCCGGGTCCTCATCGGAGTACGGCAGCAAGGACCGCGCGCCGCTGGAGGGCGACCTGCCCGAGCCCAACAGCGACTACGCGGTGATGAAGGCCGCGACGACGCTGCACGGCCGCTTCGTGTCCGTGCGCGACGACGTCCACGTGGTGACGCTGCGCCTGTACTCGGTCTTCGGCCCGTGGGAGCAGCCCGGCCGGCTGATGCCGACGCTCGTCGCGCGCGGCCTGAAGGGCGAGCTGCCGCCGCTGGTCTCTCCCGACACGCCGCGCGACTTCATCTCGGTGCGCGACACCAACCGCGCGTTCCTGGCCGCCGCCGCGCACACCGAGCTCGAGCGCGGCAGCGTGCTGAACATCGGGTCGGGTCGCGAGACCAAGCTGCGCGAGGTCGTCGAGGTCGCGCGTGCCGAGCTGGGCATCGCGGCCGAGCCCGAGTGGGGCACCGAGCCGCAGCGGTCCTGGGACACCGCCGTGTGGGTCAGCGACCCGTCGCTCGCCCAAGAGCGGCTGGGCTGGGTCGCCGCGGACGACGTCGCCGTCGGCTTCAAGGCCCTGGCCGACTGGCTGCGCGAGCACCCCGAGGTCCACGACCGATTCGGGATCTAGATCGATGAAGATCACGTTCCTCATCCCCGCCTACAACGAGGCCGCCACGATCGTCGCGGTGCTCGACGCCGTGGACGCGCTCGGGCTCGACCGCGAGATCCTCGTCGTCGACGACGGCTCGCAGGACGGCACGGCCGCGCTCGTCGAGCAGTGGGCGCAGGGCAACGACGGCGTCGTCCTGCTGCGCAAGGAGAACGCCGGCAAGGGCAGCGCCCTGCGCCACGGCATCCCGCACGCGACCGGCGACATCGTCGTCATCCAGGACGCCGACCTGGAGTACGACCCGCAGGACGTCCCGTCGCTGATCAAGCCGATCGTGGACGGCGCGGCCGACGTCGTCTACGGCTCCCGCCTCAGCGGCGGCGGCGCGCAGCGCGCCTACATGTTCTGGCACCTCGTCGGCAACCGCTTCCTGTCGCTGGTCACCGGCGTGCTGTTCAACACCACGCTGTCGGACATGGAGACGGGCTACAAGGCCTTCCGCCGCGAGGTGCTGCAGGCGCTGCCGCTCACCGAGGACCAGTTCGGGATCGAGCCGGAGATCACCGGCTGGATCTGCCGCCGCGGGCTGCGGATCTACGAGGTCCCGATCTCCTACTTCGGCCGCACGTACGGCGAGGGCAAGAAGATCACGTGGCGCGACGGCTTCCGCGCCCTGTGGGTGCTGCTGCGCGTCCGGCTGGCGCCCAGCGCCTAGCGTCGCAGGCGCCGCGCCGGGTCCCCTAGGTCGACGCCTGCGCGGTCACGAAGCCCGTCCCGGCCGTCGCGGTCGACGGCACCGCGACGTCGGCGAACGTCCAGCGGCCGCTGCGGCGCGTGATGCGCGGCGCCGCCGCACCGGCGACGGGCGCGCCGACCCGCGTCGCCCACTGCGCCCCGAGGCCCGCGAGCGGCGCCTCGCCGCCGTCCTCGATGACCAGCCGCGCGGTCCGCGCGGCCTTGACGTAGAACAGGTTCGCGTGCCGCTTCGGCCGCCCCGGCGCGAACGGGGTGAGCAGCACCCAGCGCCGCCCGTCCACGACGCCCGTCGAGAACCAGGCGTTGCGGTGGCCGAGGACCTTGCACTGCTGCTGCTCGTCGGCGCCGGGCAGCGGGCAGAAGCGATCGGTCGCATCGTCGGGGTAGAGCTCGTAGGACGCCTGGATCGTCTTGGGCGACGCCGTCTCGAACCACTGCTTCATGGTCATGCCGTACGACGGCAGCCAGAAGCCCTCGGGCGGCGCGATCTGACGCTGGTCGAAGAACAGGACGTCATGGGTCGAGGCGCCGGCCAGCAGCCCGTGGCGCACGGCGTCGTCGAGGTCGTCGCGCTGAGCCGCGACCTTCTCGAGCGACGAGACGATGCGCGTCCCACCCTCGGCGTTGCGCGCGGCGCTCACGCCGACCAGGACGGCGCACACGGTGGCCAGCGCGGCAACCGGGAGCCTGCGCGCCGCGGCGGCGTAGGCCAGCGTGGCGAGGACGGCCACGCCGACGACGCCGCCGAAGACCGGCAGGTAGCCCGCGCCCCAGCGCAGGTCGTTCTGGTAGCGCACGGCCAGCGAGACGAGGGCCGCGGGCAGCGTGATGAGCGCGACGGCGACGATCGCCACGGCGACGACCTGCCGGCGCTCCGGCCGCCAGCCGCGGGCCTGCGTGGCGGCCGCCCAGAGCAGCGGCAGGGACAGCAGGCCGATCAGGGCGCCGCGCAGCATCGGCGTTCGGGCGTGCGAGGACGGCAGGATGCGCGGCCCGTCGTGGCTCCAGAACGAGCTGCCGGGCAGCGTGGCGGAGAGCTGCTTGAGGAACGCCGGCACGACCTTGTCCGGCGCGAGGTTGGCGCTGTAGGAGCCGCTGGAGCTGTACTTGAGGCGCAGGTACGCCGTGACGCCGACGAAGACCACCGAGATCGCGACGGGCGCCATGGCCTTGCGCCAGGGCTGGCGCTCGGCGATGACCACCGCGACGTGGAGCACCACGAGCAGGTAGGCCGCCTCGTAGAACAGGTCGGCCGCGACGACCAGCGCCAGCGCGAGCGCGAGGCGCCACCAGCCGCCCTGGCGCAGCCACCCGACGAACAGCAGAAGCGACCCGCAGAACAGGACGACGACGCACTGGATCAGCGCCGAGTAGGCGTAGAGGACGTCGTGGTACAGGTGGATCTGGTACAGCGCGGACGTCAATGCGGCCGCCAGCAGCGCGATCTCCGTGGGCACGCGCAGCGCCATGAGCACGCGCGCCACGGCGAGCGCCGCCACGATCGTCATCACGACCAGGAACGCCTTGTAGGCGAGGCGGTCGTGGACGGTGTCCATCAGCCCGTAGTTCTCCAGCAGGCCGAGCGGGGTGAAGCGGCCCATGTAGTGCCACTGGGCGCCGATCGAGCTGTGGATGTAGCCCGAGAAGGTCTGATTGGTGTCACGGAGGTACCCGCTCAGGTTCGCGTTCGCCGCGTCGTCGAACCAGAACGGCGTCCGCAGCACGAGCTGCAACGACACGGCCTGCGCGGCAATCGCGCAGACCAACAGACCAATGCGGGCGTTCCTCGTGCTACCGCCGGGGAGACGTCTCATCGGCGCGCCACCCTAGCGGTGTACGGACGCTGAGCGCCTCGTCGTGGTCCGACGACGCGTGTCGCCCCGACCGCCCTGTAGCCTGAACCCAATGGGTGAAGCCCCGTCGACGGCCGCTGCCGCCACGTCATCCACCGCCGCTGCACCAGCCCCACCGCCCGCCGTCGCTTCCAGCACGGCGGCGGCACGTCTGCGCGCGCTGACCGACCGCTCCTGGGTGCGGGAGCTCGCCGCGCTCACGGTGGCCTGCGTGGCGTCCGTCGTCATCGCGGTCATCGCGCTCCAGCTGTGGGACTCGCCGAGCCTGCGGCTCCCGATCGCCAGCGAGAGCGACGGGCTCTTCACGCTGGGCATCTTCAAGTCGATCCACGACTTCGGCTGGATCTGGAGCAACCACGCGCTCGGCGCGCCCAACGGGCAGCAGTTCTACGACTTCGGGACGCTCGGCCCCGACAACCTGCATTGGGCGATGGCCTGGGTGCTCGAGCGCTTCGCGTCGCAGCCGGGCGTGGTCTACAACGCGATCCTGCTGGTCTCGTTCCCGCTCAGCGCCGCGTCGGCGTACGCGGTGCTGCGCTGGCTGAGCGTGAGCCGGCTCGCGGCGATCGCGCCGGCCGCCCTGTTCGCGGTGGCGCCGTACCACATCCTCCGGGGCGAAGTCGGCCATCTGATGCTCGCCGAGACGCTCGCGGTGCCGCTCGGCGTCTTCCTCGCGATCGCGATCGCGACGGGCATCCCGCTGTGGCGACGGCGCACCGGCGAGAGCCCGCGCCTGCTGCGCTGGTCCACGTGGACGTCGTGGCGCACCATCATCCTCTGCGTCCTGATCGCGTCGACCGGCGTCTACTACGCCATCTTCACGATCCTCTTCGTGGGCGTCGCGACGGTGGCGGCGTGGCTGACGACCGACCACCCCAAGGCCGTGCTGCTGACCGCCGGGGCCGTGCTCGTCGCGCTCGGCGCCGTGCTGGTCTTCAACCTCGCGCCGACGGTCCTCTACCACCAGGCGCACGGCGCCAACGCGGCCACCGGGCAGCGCAGCCCGAACGAGAGCCTGACCTACGGCCTCAACCTGATCGGCCAGGTGCTCCCGCCGCCGACGCACCGCCTGGGCGTCTTCGGGGACCTGGGCAACAAGTTCTGGGGTGAGACCACGCTGACCAGCGAGGGCCCGACCTGGGGCGGCACGCTGTCGGTGCTGGGCCTGCTGCTGCTGATGGCGAGCCTGATGGCCGCCGTCGTCGGCGGCGCCGGCAAGCGCTTCGTGGCCGATCCGCGCCTACGCGCGACCTCGCTGGTCGCGCTGACCGCGGCGCTGCTCGGCGCGACCGGCGCCGGCGGCGCGTTCATCGCGTTCATCCTGAACCCGTCGATCCGGGCCTGGAACCGGATCGGCATCGTGCTCGTCTTCTGCGGGCTGCTCGCCGCGGCCGTGGCGCTGGACGCGATCGGCCGGCGGATGAAGGAGCGCGGGCCGCGCGCGTCGTGGGCGTTCGCCGCACTCGTGCCGGTCCTGCTCGTCCTCGGCGGCTGGGACCAGACGTCGTCGTCGATGCGCCCCAACTACGAGGGCACGGCCAAGACCTGGACCAACGACGCGCACTTCGTCGACGCGGTCAGCGACCGGCTGGGCGGGAAGGGCGAGATCTACCAGATCCCCTACCTGCCCTTCCCGGAGTCGCCGCCCGTGGTCAACATGTTCGACTACTCGCCGCTGAAGGGCTACATCCACGCCAACAAGAAGCTCAAGTGGTCCTACGGCGCCATGAAGGGCCGGCCGGCCGACTGGCAGCAGGAGGCATCGGGGCTGCCGCTGCCGGTCCAGTTGCGCGCCGCCGCGCTCGCCGGCTTCGACGGGCTGTGGATCGACGCGGCCGGCTACGCGGACGTCGCGAACGAGGCGGTCACGCCGGCCCGCATCACCACGGGCGTCGAGCCGATCGTCAGCGACGACACCCGGCTCTACTTCTTCGACCTCCGCCCGCTGCGCGCCAAGCTGCAGCGCCAACTGCCGCCGGCTGAGAGCCAGGCGGTCGGCCCGGAGCTGACGCACCCGCTGGCGACCACGTTCGGGGTCGGCTTCTATCCGCCGGAGTCCGACGCCAAGCACCGCTGGCAGTGGGCGCGGGCCAAGTCGTCGATCAAGCTCGACAACCCCGACGACCAGCCGCGCGACGTCGCGTTCGACGCGCGCCTGTCGGCCGGGCGCCGCGCCGCCGTGCAGATCACGCTGGACGGCAAGCCGATCGGCACCGCGATCGCGACGCCGCTGCCGGGCCGCAAGGTCGACCAGGTCGTCCGCGTCCCGCCGGGCCAGCACGTGCTCGGCCTGAGCACCGACGCGCCGCGCACCGTGCCGTCCACGGCCGACACGCGCGACCTGCGCCTCCAGGTGCTCGATGGGCAGGTCAACGACGAGGCGATCCTCGACCTCGCCGACGTCAAGCCGTAGGCGGTGGCGGCGCCGCCGCAGCGGCGGCGCCCAGCGCTAGGCCGTCGCGACCAAGGTGTAGGCGTCGGAGCGCAGGAGGTCGACCTCCGCGTCGCCGACGCCGCGCGGGAACGTCGCCACCACGCGGCCGAAGCCCGCACCGCGCGCCAGGACGATCATCGTCTCGGGCAGCAGCGGGTGGCGGTGCGTCGGATCGGTCCAGAAGGTCTTCAGCGCGGCCGGCGCGTGCGGGTTGATCGTCTCGGCCATCAGGACGCCGCCCGGACGCAGCGCCGCGCGCGCCCCCGCCAAGAACCCCAACAACGCGTCGTACGGCAGGTGCTCGACGACGTGCATGGCCGTGACCGCGCCCAGCGAGCCGGGCTCCCGGGCCTGCAGCGCGGCGATGCCGTCGCCGACCTCGACGTCCAGCCCGGCGGCGCGGGCCTCCGCCGCCATCGACGCGTCGCTGTCGACGCCGGCCGCCTCGATCCCGGCGGCGGCGAGCAGCGCGAGCAGCTCGCCGCGGCCGGCGCCGACGTCGAGCACGGGCGCGTGGTCGGCCAGCAGCGGGACGTAGTGCTCGAGCAGCTCGTCGACGCGCTCGCGCGGGCCGCGGAAGACCGCCTCGAAGCCGGCGTAGTCCTCGGTCTCGTCGCCGCCGAAGGCCAGCACGCGGCGGCCGAGCGCAGGGTCGTCCTCGAAGGCGAAGCTGCCCGGCGTCGTCCATGGACGTGCCTGGGCGCCGTGGAGCACGGGCGCCACGTCCCGGCCGAGGGCGTCGAAACGGTGGTGCAGCGCCTCCAGCCCGCGGCCGACGGCGGTGATGAGCTCCTCGAGGCGCGCGATCCGCGCGTCGACCGCGTCGAAGCGCGCGCCGACGCCGTCGAGGCGGGCGTCGAGGCGCCGGTGGCCCTTCAGCGCTGCGGCGGTCAGCGCGGCGTGCTCCTCGCGCGTGCGCGCCAGCTCGGCCGACAGCGCGTCGACGTAGCGGAGGATCTGCGTGTCGAGCTCGGTCTGGTAGCGCACGGCCGGCGCCACGACCGAGCGGGCCACCTTGCGCGCGGGGTCCGGGCGCCCGCCGGTCTGGAACGGGCGCGACGGCGGCTCGGCCCCGGCGCGCAGCGCGTCGAGGTCCGGCGTCGTGGCCGTCAGCGTCGCCTCGGCGCGACGGACGTGGCGCTCGTCGGCTACGCGCGGGTACAGCGCGGCGAGCCGGTCGCGCATCGCGGCGCCCGCGACGGCCGGCGCGTAACGCTCGCGGATCCGGCGCTGCCCGGCCTGCGCCTTGCGCGCCGCCAGCTCCGGCGCGTCGCGGATCTCACGCAGCATGCGCGCCGCGGCGTCCACGTCCGGCTCCGCCCAGCGGCTGTCGGCGGCGTAGGGCGCGTTGCCGGGCCCGACGGCGACCAGCTCGTAGGGCACGGGCCAGCCGACGGCGTCGTCGACGAAGTCCGCGTTGCCCGACCAGCCCGTCGCCAGCACCGGCGTGCCCAGCGCCATCGCCTCGGCCAGCGGCAGGCCGAAGCCCTCG contains:
- a CDS encoding transketolase, translated to MDLPERASFAHAIRRIVIEQSYRAHVGHIGSALSIADLVTAVVAGPMRGEGADRDRLVLSKGHAALALYGALHLQGRLDDEQIASYCDDGTQLGVHPEPGLDGIDFGTGSLGQGLSLGAGAALAAKRQGSDRRIYVIVSDAELNEGSIWEAAMFSAHHRLDNLTLLVDLNGQQAMNYTPEVLDLGAVDEKFRVFGWDAQVAPGHDQEQLAAALERAAGATGQPSVIVATTTFGHGVSFMESVIDWHYLPLTDEQYEQAMAELEAVAA
- a CDS encoding transketolase family protein; its protein translation is MRNDFIAELVELAAEDERVMLLTGDLGYMVLEDFEKRHPERFLNCGVGEQNMLGVATGLAEAGYIPFAYSIATFATLRPYEFIRNGPALHDLPVRIVGVGGGFDYGHNGVTHFALEDYAVMRTQPSITTVAAADAAQARAAVRATRDHPGPIYFRVSKRGDAVPGLDGRFALGRLEVLREGGDAAILAIGSIAHAAVEAAELLANQGLQASVGIVSSFNPGPADDIAELLDGVPAVATVEAHYRDGGLGSYVAETIAERGLESRLLRCAVGRMPGGEAGSQSYLEAQHGLSAQQIAERVLAAVDVAR
- a CDS encoding glycosyltransferase family 2 protein, with the protein product MKITAVIACYRDAPAVPIMHERLVNTFNSIGSDYEIIFVNDGSPDNARDVLAELAARDPKVVVVNHARAFGSQSAFTSGMRIATGDAVVLLDGDLQDPPEIIPEFVEKWREGYDVVYGIRVQREAPKHMQLFYKSFYRVFKRMAYVDVPVDAGDFGLVDRRVVDAINALPETHRLMRGLRAWVGFKQVGVPYVRPERMFGTTTNNFRKNLGWARRAIVSFSYAPLDLITGLALSIVLLSFLAIFVQLVLRVVDPSAAPRGITTIILIVLFLGGIQLLCLSIIGSYLAHVYEEVKRRPPFVVESILNAPPGTVLPAARALPVSDPVAPESARPAPTHVVPPGP
- a CDS encoding NAD-dependent epimerase/dehydratase family protein gives rise to the protein MPPLRVRALVTGAGGFVGANLVEELADQGHEVVAWVRPGSDNWRLDHLAGEVDIADVDLLDPEAIHGGVDHAKPDWVFHLAAHGAYSWQRDPEIIMQTNLVAAVHLLSACQNRGFEAFINAGSSSEYGSKDRAPLEGDLPEPNSDYAVMKAATTLHGRFVSVRDDVHVVTLRLYSVFGPWEQPGRLMPTLVARGLKGELPPLVSPDTPRDFISVRDTNRAFLAAAAHTELERGSVLNIGSGRETKLREVVEVARAELGIAAEPEWGTEPQRSWDTAVWVSDPSLAQERLGWVAADDVAVGFKALADWLREHPEVHDRFGI
- a CDS encoding glycosyltransferase family 2 protein, with product MKITFLIPAYNEAATIVAVLDAVDALGLDREILVVDDGSQDGTAALVEQWAQGNDGVVLLRKENAGKGSALRHGIPHATGDIVVIQDADLEYDPQDVPSLIKPIVDGAADVVYGSRLSGGGAQRAYMFWHLVGNRFLSLVTGVLFNTTLSDMETGYKAFRREVLQALPLTEDQFGIEPEITGWICRRGLRIYEVPISYFGRTYGEGKKITWRDGFRALWVLLRVRLAPSA